From one Pseudoliparis swirei isolate HS2019 ecotype Mariana Trench chromosome 5, NWPU_hadal_v1, whole genome shotgun sequence genomic stretch:
- the ptbp1b gene encoding polypyrimidine tract-binding protein 1b isoform X1 produces the protein MDGSVHPDLTGGTKRGPEDPFPSVSNGPYIMTTTANGNDSKKFKGDIRGPVVPSRVIHIRKLPNDISEAEVISLGLPFGDITNLLMLKAKNQAFLEMNSEEAAQNMVGYYSTVMPIIRNHLVYVQFSNHKELKTDNSPNQERAQAALRALTSSHGDPAMAPSTVLRVVVENLVYPVTLDALCQIFSKFGTVLRIIVFTKNSQFQALLQYADGAAAQSAKLSLDGQNIYNGCCTLRVSFSKLTSLNVKYNNEKSRDFTRPDLPSGDSQPSMEHPAMATAFTPGIISAGPYAGATHSFSPAFTLQPAMSSHYPGLVPTLPGALASLGLPGAPRLGFHHMAAGVSVLLVSNLNPERVSPHCLFVLFGVYGDVMRVKILFNKKENALVQMSDCTQAQLAMSHLSGQQLHGKSLRVTPSKHSSVQLPREGHEDQGLTKDYSSSPLHRFKKPGSKNYSNIFPPSATLHLSNIPPSVVEDDLKMLFSTSGAMVKAFKFFHPHLLFPCRKDHKMALLQVGSVEEAIESLIEFHNHDLGENHHLRVSFSKSSI, from the exons ATGGACGG CAGTGTCCACCCAGATTTAACAGGTGGTACTAAG AGAGGACCTGAAGACCCCTTCCCCAGCGTCTCCAACGGCCCGTATATCATGACCACCACAG CCAATGGAAACGACAGTAAGAAGTTCAAAGGAGACATCAGAGGTCCCGTGGTCCCGTCCAGGGTCATCCACATCCGCAAGCTCCCCAACGACATCAGCGAGGCCGAGGTGATCAGCCTCGGCCTGCCGTTCGGAGACATCACCAACCTGCTGATGCTCAAAGCCAAGAACCAG gccttcttggagatgaaCTCGGAGGAAGCGGCTCAGAACATGGTGGGTTACTACTCCACGGTGATGCCCATAATCAGGAACCACCTGGTCTACGTCCAGTTCTCCAACCACAAGGAGCTCAAGACGGACAACTCCCCCAACCAGGAG AGGGCCCAGGCAGCTCTTCGCGCCCTCACCTCGTCTCACGGCGACCCGGCGATGGCTCCCAGCACCGTGCTCCGGGTCGTGGTGGAGAATCTGGTCTACCCCGTCACCCTGGACGCACTCTGCCAG ATCTTCTCAAAGTTCGGCACGGTGCTGCGGATCATCGTGTTCACCAAGAACAGCCAGTTCCAGGCGCTGCTGCAGTACGCCGACGGAGCGGCCGCGCAGTCGGCCAAGCTG TCTCTGGACGGCCAGAACATCTACAACGGCTGCTGCACGCTGAGGGTCAGCTTCTCCAAGCTCACCAGCCTCAACGTCAAGTACAACAACGAGAAGAGCCGCGACTTCACCAGGCCGGACCTGCCCAGCGGAGACAGCCAGCCCAGCATGGAGCACCCGGCCATGGCCACCGCCttca CTCCAGGGATCATCTCCGCTGGTCCGTACGCTGGAGCCACGCACAGCTTCTCCCCAGCCTTCACCCTGCAGCCTGCca tgtccTCCCACTACCCCGGCCTGGTGCCCACCCTGCCCGGGGCCCTGGCCTCGCTGGGCCTCCCGGGGGCCCCCAGGCTGGGCTTCCACCACATGGCGGCTGGAGTCTCCGTCCTGCTGGTCAGCAACCTGAACCCTGAG aGGGTCTCGCCCCACTGCCTCTTTGTCCTCTTCG GTGTTTATGGTGACGTGATGCGAGTCAAGATTCTGTTCAACAAGAAGGAGAACGCTCTGGTCCAGATGTCCGACTGCACGCAGGCTCAGCTAG CCATGAGCCACCTGAGCGGCCAGCAGCTTCACGGGAAGTCTCTGCGCGTCACGCCGTCCAAGCACAGCAGCGTGCAGCTGCCCCGCGagggccacgaggaccagggCCTGACCAAGGACTACAGCAGCTCCCCCCTGCACCGCTTCAAGAAGCCCGGCTCCAAGAACTACTCCAACATCTTCCCCCCCTCCGCCACCTTGCACCTGTCCAACATCCC GCCGTCGGTGGTGGAGGACGACCTCAAGATGCTGTTCTCCACCTCGGGAGCCATGGTCAAGGCCTTCAagttcttcca tcctcacctcCTGTTCCCCTGCAGAAAGGACCACAAGATGGCTCTGCTCCAGGTGGGCTCGGTGGAGGAGGCCATCGAGTCCCTCATCGAGTTCCACAACCACGACCTGGGGGAGAACCACCACCTGCGCGTCTCCTTCTCCAAGTCCTCCATCTGA
- the ptbp1b gene encoding polypyrimidine tract-binding protein 1b isoform X4 — MRVHEAEAVASCCEPAAPQDHLTLLQIWLQRGPEDPFPSVSNGPYIMTTTANGNDSKKFKGDIRGPVVPSRVIHIRKLPNDISEAEVISLGLPFGDITNLLMLKAKNQAFLEMNSEEAAQNMVGYYSTVMPIIRNHLVYVQFSNHKELKTDNSPNQERAQAALRALTSSHGDPAMAPSTVLRVVVENLVYPVTLDALCQIFSKFGTVLRIIVFTKNSQFQALLQYADGAAAQSAKLSLDGQNIYNGCCTLRVSFSKLTSLNVKYNNEKSRDFTRPDLPSGDSQPSMEHPAMATAFTPGIISAGPYAGATHSFSPAFTLQPAMSSHYPGLVPTLPGALASLGLPGAPRLGFHHMAAGVSVLLVSNLNPERVSPHCLFVLFGVYGDVMRVKILFNKKENALVQMSDCTQAQLAMSHLSGQQLHGKSLRVTPSKHSSVQLPREGHEDQGLTKDYSSSPLHRFKKPGSKNYSNIFPPSATLHLSNIPPSVVEDDLKMLFSTSGAMVKAFKFFHPHLLFPCRKDHKMALLQVGSVEEAIESLIEFHNHDLGENHHLRVSFSKSSI, encoded by the exons ATGCGTGTTCATGAAGCTGAAGCTGTGGCGTCCTGCTGTGAaccagctgctcctcaagaccaCCTCACTCTGCTCCAGATTTGGCTTCAG AGAGGACCTGAAGACCCCTTCCCCAGCGTCTCCAACGGCCCGTATATCATGACCACCACAG CCAATGGAAACGACAGTAAGAAGTTCAAAGGAGACATCAGAGGTCCCGTGGTCCCGTCCAGGGTCATCCACATCCGCAAGCTCCCCAACGACATCAGCGAGGCCGAGGTGATCAGCCTCGGCCTGCCGTTCGGAGACATCACCAACCTGCTGATGCTCAAAGCCAAGAACCAG gccttcttggagatgaaCTCGGAGGAAGCGGCTCAGAACATGGTGGGTTACTACTCCACGGTGATGCCCATAATCAGGAACCACCTGGTCTACGTCCAGTTCTCCAACCACAAGGAGCTCAAGACGGACAACTCCCCCAACCAGGAG AGGGCCCAGGCAGCTCTTCGCGCCCTCACCTCGTCTCACGGCGACCCGGCGATGGCTCCCAGCACCGTGCTCCGGGTCGTGGTGGAGAATCTGGTCTACCCCGTCACCCTGGACGCACTCTGCCAG ATCTTCTCAAAGTTCGGCACGGTGCTGCGGATCATCGTGTTCACCAAGAACAGCCAGTTCCAGGCGCTGCTGCAGTACGCCGACGGAGCGGCCGCGCAGTCGGCCAAGCTG TCTCTGGACGGCCAGAACATCTACAACGGCTGCTGCACGCTGAGGGTCAGCTTCTCCAAGCTCACCAGCCTCAACGTCAAGTACAACAACGAGAAGAGCCGCGACTTCACCAGGCCGGACCTGCCCAGCGGAGACAGCCAGCCCAGCATGGAGCACCCGGCCATGGCCACCGCCttca CTCCAGGGATCATCTCCGCTGGTCCGTACGCTGGAGCCACGCACAGCTTCTCCCCAGCCTTCACCCTGCAGCCTGCca tgtccTCCCACTACCCCGGCCTGGTGCCCACCCTGCCCGGGGCCCTGGCCTCGCTGGGCCTCCCGGGGGCCCCCAGGCTGGGCTTCCACCACATGGCGGCTGGAGTCTCCGTCCTGCTGGTCAGCAACCTGAACCCTGAG aGGGTCTCGCCCCACTGCCTCTTTGTCCTCTTCG GTGTTTATGGTGACGTGATGCGAGTCAAGATTCTGTTCAACAAGAAGGAGAACGCTCTGGTCCAGATGTCCGACTGCACGCAGGCTCAGCTAG CCATGAGCCACCTGAGCGGCCAGCAGCTTCACGGGAAGTCTCTGCGCGTCACGCCGTCCAAGCACAGCAGCGTGCAGCTGCCCCGCGagggccacgaggaccagggCCTGACCAAGGACTACAGCAGCTCCCCCCTGCACCGCTTCAAGAAGCCCGGCTCCAAGAACTACTCCAACATCTTCCCCCCCTCCGCCACCTTGCACCTGTCCAACATCCC GCCGTCGGTGGTGGAGGACGACCTCAAGATGCTGTTCTCCACCTCGGGAGCCATGGTCAAGGCCTTCAagttcttcca tcctcacctcCTGTTCCCCTGCAGAAAGGACCACAAGATGGCTCTGCTCCAGGTGGGCTCGGTGGAGGAGGCCATCGAGTCCCTCATCGAGTTCCACAACCACGACCTGGGGGAGAACCACCACCTGCGCGTCTCCTTCTCCAAGTCCTCCATCTGA
- the ptbp1b gene encoding polypyrimidine tract-binding protein 1b isoform X5, which yields MTTTANGNDSKKFKGDIRGPVVPSRVIHIRKLPNDISEAEVISLGLPFGDITNLLMLKAKNQAFLEMNSEEAAQNMVGYYSTVMPIIRNHLVYVQFSNHKELKTDNSPNQERAQAALRALTSSHGDPAMAPSTVLRVVVENLVYPVTLDALCQIFSKFGTVLRIIVFTKNSQFQALLQYADGAAAQSAKLSLDGQNIYNGCCTLRVSFSKLTSLNVKYNNEKSRDFTRPDLPSGDSQPSMEHPAMATAFTPGIISAGPYAGATHSFSPAFTLQPAMSSHYPGLVPTLPGALASLGLPGAPRLGFHHMAAGVSVLLVSNLNPERVSPHCLFVLFGVYGDVMRVKILFNKKENALVQMSDCTQAQLAMSHLSGQQLHGKSLRVTPSKHSSVQLPREGHEDQGLTKDYSSSPLHRFKKPGSKNYSNIFPPSATLHLSNIPPSVVEDDLKMLFSTSGAMVKAFKFFHPHLLFPCRKDHKMALLQVGSVEEAIESLIEFHNHDLGENHHLRVSFSKSSI from the exons ATGACCACCACAG CCAATGGAAACGACAGTAAGAAGTTCAAAGGAGACATCAGAGGTCCCGTGGTCCCGTCCAGGGTCATCCACATCCGCAAGCTCCCCAACGACATCAGCGAGGCCGAGGTGATCAGCCTCGGCCTGCCGTTCGGAGACATCACCAACCTGCTGATGCTCAAAGCCAAGAACCAG gccttcttggagatgaaCTCGGAGGAAGCGGCTCAGAACATGGTGGGTTACTACTCCACGGTGATGCCCATAATCAGGAACCACCTGGTCTACGTCCAGTTCTCCAACCACAAGGAGCTCAAGACGGACAACTCCCCCAACCAGGAG AGGGCCCAGGCAGCTCTTCGCGCCCTCACCTCGTCTCACGGCGACCCGGCGATGGCTCCCAGCACCGTGCTCCGGGTCGTGGTGGAGAATCTGGTCTACCCCGTCACCCTGGACGCACTCTGCCAG ATCTTCTCAAAGTTCGGCACGGTGCTGCGGATCATCGTGTTCACCAAGAACAGCCAGTTCCAGGCGCTGCTGCAGTACGCCGACGGAGCGGCCGCGCAGTCGGCCAAGCTG TCTCTGGACGGCCAGAACATCTACAACGGCTGCTGCACGCTGAGGGTCAGCTTCTCCAAGCTCACCAGCCTCAACGTCAAGTACAACAACGAGAAGAGCCGCGACTTCACCAGGCCGGACCTGCCCAGCGGAGACAGCCAGCCCAGCATGGAGCACCCGGCCATGGCCACCGCCttca CTCCAGGGATCATCTCCGCTGGTCCGTACGCTGGAGCCACGCACAGCTTCTCCCCAGCCTTCACCCTGCAGCCTGCca tgtccTCCCACTACCCCGGCCTGGTGCCCACCCTGCCCGGGGCCCTGGCCTCGCTGGGCCTCCCGGGGGCCCCCAGGCTGGGCTTCCACCACATGGCGGCTGGAGTCTCCGTCCTGCTGGTCAGCAACCTGAACCCTGAG aGGGTCTCGCCCCACTGCCTCTTTGTCCTCTTCG GTGTTTATGGTGACGTGATGCGAGTCAAGATTCTGTTCAACAAGAAGGAGAACGCTCTGGTCCAGATGTCCGACTGCACGCAGGCTCAGCTAG CCATGAGCCACCTGAGCGGCCAGCAGCTTCACGGGAAGTCTCTGCGCGTCACGCCGTCCAAGCACAGCAGCGTGCAGCTGCCCCGCGagggccacgaggaccagggCCTGACCAAGGACTACAGCAGCTCCCCCCTGCACCGCTTCAAGAAGCCCGGCTCCAAGAACTACTCCAACATCTTCCCCCCCTCCGCCACCTTGCACCTGTCCAACATCCC GCCGTCGGTGGTGGAGGACGACCTCAAGATGCTGTTCTCCACCTCGGGAGCCATGGTCAAGGCCTTCAagttcttcca tcctcacctcCTGTTCCCCTGCAGAAAGGACCACAAGATGGCTCTGCTCCAGGTGGGCTCGGTGGAGGAGGCCATCGAGTCCCTCATCGAGTTCCACAACCACGACCTGGGGGAGAACCACCACCTGCGCGTCTCCTTCTCCAAGTCCTCCATCTGA
- the LOC130193527 gene encoding T-cell acute lymphocytic leukemia protein 1 homolog, with product MGPAAVMWSPWKRGVMTRRDAIKRERSCTRCRPAESSRPAETFRFNRSLMMRQSPVPHENLSDGPRPRVVRVSCRQQSVSGALGVLRRLVPTHPPDRKLNKNQVLRLALRYISFLDQVLTDQEPRGAGRRVRAGSVEEEEEEEEGYQTSSCEGSVDLDSDSLREDQDCGGLLQYLPSSY from the exons ATGGGACCAGCAGCGGTCATGTGGTCTCCATGGAAACGAGGCGTCATGACACGCAGAGACgctataaagagagagaggagctgcacCCGCTGCAGACCTGCCGAGTCCTCCAGACCTGCCGAGACGTTCCGGTTCAACAG ATCCTTGATGATGAGACAGAGTCCAGTTCCCCATGAGAATCTGAGTGACG GTCCCCGTCCCCGGGTGGTCCGGGTCTCGTGCCGGCAGCAGAGCGTCTCGGGGGCGCTGGGCGTGCTGCGCCGCCTGGTCCCCACGCACCCCCCAGACCGGAAGCTCAACAAGAACCAGGTCCTGCGCCTTGCCCTCAGGTACATCAGCTTCCTGGACCAGGTGCTGACGGACCAGGAGccgaggggggcggggcgccGGGTCCGGGCCGgaagcgtggaggaggaggaggaggaggaggaggggtaccAGACCTCCAGCTGTGAGGGCTCAGTGGACCTGGACTCAGACAGTCTGAGGGAGGATCAGGACTGTGGCGGTCTGCTGCAGTACCTGCCAAGCAGCTACTGA
- the ptbp1b gene encoding polypyrimidine tract-binding protein 1b isoform X2, whose translation MDGVHPDLTGGTKRGPEDPFPSVSNGPYIMTTTANGNDSKKFKGDIRGPVVPSRVIHIRKLPNDISEAEVISLGLPFGDITNLLMLKAKNQAFLEMNSEEAAQNMVGYYSTVMPIIRNHLVYVQFSNHKELKTDNSPNQERAQAALRALTSSHGDPAMAPSTVLRVVVENLVYPVTLDALCQIFSKFGTVLRIIVFTKNSQFQALLQYADGAAAQSAKLSLDGQNIYNGCCTLRVSFSKLTSLNVKYNNEKSRDFTRPDLPSGDSQPSMEHPAMATAFTPGIISAGPYAGATHSFSPAFTLQPAMSSHYPGLVPTLPGALASLGLPGAPRLGFHHMAAGVSVLLVSNLNPERVSPHCLFVLFGVYGDVMRVKILFNKKENALVQMSDCTQAQLAMSHLSGQQLHGKSLRVTPSKHSSVQLPREGHEDQGLTKDYSSSPLHRFKKPGSKNYSNIFPPSATLHLSNIPPSVVEDDLKMLFSTSGAMVKAFKFFHPHLLFPCRKDHKMALLQVGSVEEAIESLIEFHNHDLGENHHLRVSFSKSSI comes from the exons ATGGACGG TGTCCACCCAGATTTAACAGGTGGTACTAAG AGAGGACCTGAAGACCCCTTCCCCAGCGTCTCCAACGGCCCGTATATCATGACCACCACAG CCAATGGAAACGACAGTAAGAAGTTCAAAGGAGACATCAGAGGTCCCGTGGTCCCGTCCAGGGTCATCCACATCCGCAAGCTCCCCAACGACATCAGCGAGGCCGAGGTGATCAGCCTCGGCCTGCCGTTCGGAGACATCACCAACCTGCTGATGCTCAAAGCCAAGAACCAG gccttcttggagatgaaCTCGGAGGAAGCGGCTCAGAACATGGTGGGTTACTACTCCACGGTGATGCCCATAATCAGGAACCACCTGGTCTACGTCCAGTTCTCCAACCACAAGGAGCTCAAGACGGACAACTCCCCCAACCAGGAG AGGGCCCAGGCAGCTCTTCGCGCCCTCACCTCGTCTCACGGCGACCCGGCGATGGCTCCCAGCACCGTGCTCCGGGTCGTGGTGGAGAATCTGGTCTACCCCGTCACCCTGGACGCACTCTGCCAG ATCTTCTCAAAGTTCGGCACGGTGCTGCGGATCATCGTGTTCACCAAGAACAGCCAGTTCCAGGCGCTGCTGCAGTACGCCGACGGAGCGGCCGCGCAGTCGGCCAAGCTG TCTCTGGACGGCCAGAACATCTACAACGGCTGCTGCACGCTGAGGGTCAGCTTCTCCAAGCTCACCAGCCTCAACGTCAAGTACAACAACGAGAAGAGCCGCGACTTCACCAGGCCGGACCTGCCCAGCGGAGACAGCCAGCCCAGCATGGAGCACCCGGCCATGGCCACCGCCttca CTCCAGGGATCATCTCCGCTGGTCCGTACGCTGGAGCCACGCACAGCTTCTCCCCAGCCTTCACCCTGCAGCCTGCca tgtccTCCCACTACCCCGGCCTGGTGCCCACCCTGCCCGGGGCCCTGGCCTCGCTGGGCCTCCCGGGGGCCCCCAGGCTGGGCTTCCACCACATGGCGGCTGGAGTCTCCGTCCTGCTGGTCAGCAACCTGAACCCTGAG aGGGTCTCGCCCCACTGCCTCTTTGTCCTCTTCG GTGTTTATGGTGACGTGATGCGAGTCAAGATTCTGTTCAACAAGAAGGAGAACGCTCTGGTCCAGATGTCCGACTGCACGCAGGCTCAGCTAG CCATGAGCCACCTGAGCGGCCAGCAGCTTCACGGGAAGTCTCTGCGCGTCACGCCGTCCAAGCACAGCAGCGTGCAGCTGCCCCGCGagggccacgaggaccagggCCTGACCAAGGACTACAGCAGCTCCCCCCTGCACCGCTTCAAGAAGCCCGGCTCCAAGAACTACTCCAACATCTTCCCCCCCTCCGCCACCTTGCACCTGTCCAACATCCC GCCGTCGGTGGTGGAGGACGACCTCAAGATGCTGTTCTCCACCTCGGGAGCCATGGTCAAGGCCTTCAagttcttcca tcctcacctcCTGTTCCCCTGCAGAAAGGACCACAAGATGGCTCTGCTCCAGGTGGGCTCGGTGGAGGAGGCCATCGAGTCCCTCATCGAGTTCCACAACCACGACCTGGGGGAGAACCACCACCTGCGCGTCTCCTTCTCCAAGTCCTCCATCTGA
- the si:ch211-1a19.3 gene encoding uncharacterized protein si:ch211-1a19.3 yields the protein MFRVMESPHHRAAQREQRQTAPLHQGLQLLFIKVSSSSSSRSPAPLHQGLQLLFIEVSSSSSSRPTAPLHRGLQLLFIKVSSSSSSRSPAPLHRGLQLLFIEVSSSSSSRSPAPLHQGLQLLFIEVSSSSSSRSPAPLHRGLQLLFIKVSSSSSSRSPAPLHQGLQLLFIEVSSSSSSRSPAPLHRGLQLLFIEVSSSSSSRSPAPLHQGLQLLFIEVSSSSSSRSPAPLHRGLQLLFIKAYSSSSSRSPAPLHQGLQLLFIKVSSSSSSRPTAPLHQGLQLLFIKVSSSSSSRPTAPLHRGLQLLFIEVSSMAAPSGSSQTTRNVVLALLVLWSLVSLVVIVVWGTSPDLKSSALCRAELQEVSEKREGAKVVWSRNKEALEEQLEEAREEQRRHGAQSLLVLRLLNSTRTSLGGCRQETVFLHQNISLLQEREEQLQRSEVNLTAQLRLQEDLMEALQQNLTQEGLQTQTCSSLRAAALSQLLAAQSQTRACESRQRYLHKQLLKCKDVNSPETQQQEDTPPSSSSPSPSLSGLPVLVLLVWSWSAVLCV from the exons ATGTTTAGAGTCAT GGAAAGTCCACATCACAGAGCGGCTCAGAGAGAGCAGCGGCAgacagctcctcttcatcaaggtctccagctcctcttcatcaaggtctccagctcctcttcatcaaggtctccagctcctcttcatcaaggcctacagctcctcttcatcgaggtctccagctcctcttcatcaaggcctacagctcctcttcatcgaggtctccagctcctcttcatcaaggtctccagctcctcttcatcaaggtctccagctcctcttcatcgaggtctccagctcctcttcatcgaggtctccagctcctcttcatcgaggtctccagctcctcttcatcaaggcctacagctcctcttcatcgaggtctccagctcctcttcatcaaggtctccagctcctcttcatcgaggtctccagctcctcttcatcaaggtctccagctcctcttcatcaaggtctccagctcctcttcatcaaggcctacagctcctcttcatcgaggtctccagctcctcttcatcgaggtctccagctcctcttcatcgaggtctccagctcctcttcatcgaggtctccagctcctcttcatcgaggtctccagctcctcttcatcaaggcctacagctcctcttcatcgaggtctccagctcctcttcatcgaggtctccagctcctcttcatcgaggtctccagctcctcttcatcaaggcctacagctcctcttcatcgaggtctccagctcctcttcatcaaggtctccagctcctcttcatcaaggtctccagctcctcttcatcaaggcctacagctcctcttcatcaaggcctacagctcctcttcatcaaggtctccagctcctcttcatcaaggcctacagctcctcttcatcgaggtctccagctcctcttcatcgaGGTCTCCTCCATGGCGGCCCCGTCCGGCTCCTCCCAGACCACCAGGAACGTGGTCCTGGCCCTGctggtcttgtggtccctgGTCTCGCTGGTGGTCATCGTGGTCTGGGGGACCTCCCCCGACCTGAAGAGCTCCGCCCTGTGCCGGGCGGAGCTGCAGGAGGTGtcggagaagagggagggggccAAGGTGGTGTGGAGCAGGAACAAGGAGgccctggaggagcagctggaggaggcgcGGGAGGAGCAGCGGCGCCACGGCGCCCAGAGCCTCCTGGTGCTGCGCCTCCTCAACTCCACCAGGACCTCGCTGGGGGGCTGCCGGCAGGAGACC GTTTTCCTTCACCAGAACATCAGCCtcctgcaggagagagaggagcagctccagaggtcagaggtcaacctcACGgcccagctccgcctccaggaag ACCTCATGGAGGCCCTGCAGCAGAACCTGACCCAGGAGGGCCTCCAGACCCAGACCTGCTCCAGCCTCAGAGCCGCGGCCCTCAGCCAGCTGCTGGCGGCCCAGAGCCAGACCCGGGCCTGTGAGTCCAGGCAGCGGTACCTGCACAAGCAGCT tctgaaGTGTAAGGACGTGAACTCTCCCGAgacgcagcagcaggaggacacgcccccctcctcctcctccccctccccctccctctctggaCTTCCGGTCCTGGTGCTGctggtctggtcctggtctgcaGTGCTCTGCGTCTGA
- the ptbp1b gene encoding polypyrimidine tract-binding protein 1b isoform X3, translating into MDGSVHPDLTGGTKRGPEDPFPSVSNGPYIMTTTANGNDSKKFKGDIRGPVVPSRVIHIRKLPNDISEAEVISLGLPFGDITNLLMLKAKNQAFLEMNSEEAAQNMVGYYSTVMPIIRNHLVYVQFSNHKELKTDNSPNQERAQAALRALTSSHGDPAMAPSTVLRVVVENLVYPVTLDALCQIFSKFGTVLRIIVFTKNSQFQALLQYADGAAAQSAKLSLDGQNIYNGCCTLRVSFSKLTSLNVKYNNEKSRDFTRPDLPSGDSQPSMEHPAMATAFTPGIISAGPYAGATHSFSPAFTLQPAMSSHYPGLVPTLPGALASLGLPGAPRLGFHHMAAGVSVLLVSNLNPERVSPHCLFVLFGVYGDVMRVKILFNKKENALVQMSDCTQAQLAMSHLSGQQLHGKSLRVTPSKHSSVQLPREGHEDQGLTKDYSSSPLHRFKKPGSKNYSNIFPPSATLHLSNIPPSVVEDDLKMLFSTSGAMVKAFKFFQKDHKMALLQVGSVEEAIESLIEFHNHDLGENHHLRVSFSKSSI; encoded by the exons ATGGACGG CAGTGTCCACCCAGATTTAACAGGTGGTACTAAG AGAGGACCTGAAGACCCCTTCCCCAGCGTCTCCAACGGCCCGTATATCATGACCACCACAG CCAATGGAAACGACAGTAAGAAGTTCAAAGGAGACATCAGAGGTCCCGTGGTCCCGTCCAGGGTCATCCACATCCGCAAGCTCCCCAACGACATCAGCGAGGCCGAGGTGATCAGCCTCGGCCTGCCGTTCGGAGACATCACCAACCTGCTGATGCTCAAAGCCAAGAACCAG gccttcttggagatgaaCTCGGAGGAAGCGGCTCAGAACATGGTGGGTTACTACTCCACGGTGATGCCCATAATCAGGAACCACCTGGTCTACGTCCAGTTCTCCAACCACAAGGAGCTCAAGACGGACAACTCCCCCAACCAGGAG AGGGCCCAGGCAGCTCTTCGCGCCCTCACCTCGTCTCACGGCGACCCGGCGATGGCTCCCAGCACCGTGCTCCGGGTCGTGGTGGAGAATCTGGTCTACCCCGTCACCCTGGACGCACTCTGCCAG ATCTTCTCAAAGTTCGGCACGGTGCTGCGGATCATCGTGTTCACCAAGAACAGCCAGTTCCAGGCGCTGCTGCAGTACGCCGACGGAGCGGCCGCGCAGTCGGCCAAGCTG TCTCTGGACGGCCAGAACATCTACAACGGCTGCTGCACGCTGAGGGTCAGCTTCTCCAAGCTCACCAGCCTCAACGTCAAGTACAACAACGAGAAGAGCCGCGACTTCACCAGGCCGGACCTGCCCAGCGGAGACAGCCAGCCCAGCATGGAGCACCCGGCCATGGCCACCGCCttca CTCCAGGGATCATCTCCGCTGGTCCGTACGCTGGAGCCACGCACAGCTTCTCCCCAGCCTTCACCCTGCAGCCTGCca tgtccTCCCACTACCCCGGCCTGGTGCCCACCCTGCCCGGGGCCCTGGCCTCGCTGGGCCTCCCGGGGGCCCCCAGGCTGGGCTTCCACCACATGGCGGCTGGAGTCTCCGTCCTGCTGGTCAGCAACCTGAACCCTGAG aGGGTCTCGCCCCACTGCCTCTTTGTCCTCTTCG GTGTTTATGGTGACGTGATGCGAGTCAAGATTCTGTTCAACAAGAAGGAGAACGCTCTGGTCCAGATGTCCGACTGCACGCAGGCTCAGCTAG CCATGAGCCACCTGAGCGGCCAGCAGCTTCACGGGAAGTCTCTGCGCGTCACGCCGTCCAAGCACAGCAGCGTGCAGCTGCCCCGCGagggccacgaggaccagggCCTGACCAAGGACTACAGCAGCTCCCCCCTGCACCGCTTCAAGAAGCCCGGCTCCAAGAACTACTCCAACATCTTCCCCCCCTCCGCCACCTTGCACCTGTCCAACATCCC GCCGTCGGTGGTGGAGGACGACCTCAAGATGCTGTTCTCCACCTCGGGAGCCATGGTCAAGGCCTTCAagttcttcca AAAGGACCACAAGATGGCTCTGCTCCAGGTGGGCTCGGTGGAGGAGGCCATCGAGTCCCTCATCGAGTTCCACAACCACGACCTGGGGGAGAACCACCACCTGCGCGTCTCCTTCTCCAAGTCCTCCATCTGA